Proteins found in one Ischnura elegans chromosome 11, ioIscEleg1.1, whole genome shotgun sequence genomic segment:
- the LOC124168105 gene encoding uncharacterized protein LOC124168105, translating into MDMGKKFAVVEFRDDVVEVIPSGWVMEDMNHALWPSTFSKKRQEKAIMGCMQPEEDWAQWPVKRIFATSDSFQRARRKANNALYTSNISDSSDGGIRKRQAKRPARFNLSDDEREIEAPAREGTTNNVTPTVPAFPCNVNGAKNNEDGVPSRDSNSQVLKCLAKLTYEVQHMRKELLAMKNSVKCACNGSSSPAPELKSTLPLSTEEEMAIMCDEVKEGMAMDALVNTLSVAGGDTLVKVVGNIMRKLMTNDLAKVYSACGKKGKKSLVALPVYKAIESAVRKNIVGATDCDVRAKVSRYLACAMDREGGRKERRVFAQ; encoded by the exons ATGGACATGGGAAAGAAGTTCGCAGTGGTAGAGTTCCGGGATGACGTGGTGGAGGTAATTCCAAGTGGCTGGGTGATGGAGGACATGAACCATGCTCTTTGGCCTTCAACATTTTCGAAAAAGAGGCAAGAAAAGGCCATAATGGGTTGCATGCAGCCAGAGGAAGACTGGGCTCAATGGCCAGTCAAAAGAATATTTGCTACAAGTG ATTCTTTCCAGAGAGCAAGAAGAAAGGCTAACAACGCTCTGTACACTTCAAATATATCCGATTCTTCAGATGGGGGCATTCGGAAGAGACAAGCCAAGCGCCCTGCTAGGTTTAATCTTAGCGATGATGAAAGGGAAATAGAAGCACCAGCCCGGGAAGGAACTACAAATAATGTTACGCCGACGGTACCAGCATTTCCATGCAATGTTAATGGAGCGAAAAATAATGAGGATGGAGTACCCAGTCGAGACTCCA ATTCCCAAGTGTTAAAATGCCTGGCAAAGTTGACGTATGAAGTTCAACATATGAGGAAAGAGCTGCTTGCCATGAAAAATTCTGTTAAATGTGCTTGCAATGGTAGTAGTTCTCCAGCCCCGGAGTTAAAGTCAACTTTGCCCCTCTCGACTGAAGAGGAGATGGCCATCATGTGTGATGAGGTCAAGGAGGGAATGGCCATGGATGCTTTG GTCAATACTTTATCTGTTGCTGGAGGAGATACCCTGGTGAAAGTAGTGGGTAACATAATGAGGAAATTGATGACAAACGATCTGGCCAAAGTATATAGTGCCTGTGGAAAGAAGGGGAAGAAGAGTCTTGTGGCACTTCCTGTGTACAAGGCAATTGAAA GTGCAGTGAGGAAAAACATTGTTGGCGCCACGGACTGTGATGTCAGGGCCAAAGTCAGTCGGTACCTTGCCTGTGCTATGGATCgtgagggggggagaaaggaAAGAAGAGTATTTGCTCAATAG